Genomic DNA from Candidatus Rokuibacteriota bacterium:
TGGGCCAGGGGGCGAAGTTCACGAGCACTACTGGGAGCCCGCTGATCGAACTGAACGGCACGACCATCGATGTCGGCAGCAGGGTTGTCAGCGTCTTTGACACCACGTCCATTCAAGGGGAGCCAACCATCACGGCGCCGGCCTCACTGACGCTGTCGGGTCCGCTTCTGAAGGCTACGGATGGCAGCATCAAAGGGATCCTGGACCTGTTGGGAATCTTCCGCTCCTCGTTGACCAGTAGCACGACTGACCCCTTGATCCAGCTCGGCGGAACAACGGTAACCATGGGCGGGACCAACCCGTTCACGGGCGCCACGACAGCGGGCCGCCTGCTCCAGATGTCCGCGTCGACCACCACGCCCGCCAACCTGATCCTGAAGGGTCCGTTGTTCAGCTCGACGAATGCAACCATCGTGACCACCGATGACGCCTTTGCCGTCTTCAACGGCGCCACGTTGAGCAGCACCACCACTAACCCCCTCATCTCGATCGATGGCGGCTCGCTGACCGCCAAAGGCTTCGGGAACTTCATCGTCCTCGCGTCGGGCACCGGCCAGCCGGCTGCTTCGGTGAGCCTTGCCGGCCCGCTCCTGAGCGCGAGCGGTACGACCCTTAAGAACGGTGACCCTACCAGCAATGTGATCAGCTTCATGTTTATCGGCGATAGCGCTACGTTCACGAGCACGAGTGCCTCGCCCCTTCTCTCGTTCAGCGGTGCCACGGTGGACGCCTCCGGCGGAATCCTTTCGCTTCGCCGCTCGACCTCGACGAGCGCCCCCAGCACCCTGACACTGGCTGGACCGCTCTTGGCGGCGACGAACGGAAGCAGTTTCGATGTCACGAGCCTCGGTTTCGAGTCATTCTCCGGCTTTAAAGCAGCCTGCTGCACGGCGTTCTTCATCGCCCAGGGGGCTCAGCTCATGAGCACCGCCACGTCCCCGCTTATTCAGCTTTCCAACTCCACCTTTAACGCCGGGCCTGATGCCCAGTCGGGAGGCACCTTCTTTAGCGTGACCGACACGTTTACCGGAGCTCCGGCGTCGGAGATCGTCGCCCCCGCGAGCGTGAGCCTCGCCGGGCCACTCCTCAGCGCCACCGACAGCAAGATCAGCGCGCTCTTCAGCCTCCTGAGCGTGGTCCGATCGAGCCTCACCAGTACCAGCACCGATCCGCTCATCCAGTTCGGCGGGACCACTGGCACCACTGTCAATCTCGGAGGGACCAATCCCTTTAGCCCCACTACTCCAACCCGGGGGTCCTTGCTCGTTACCGTAGCATCCTCTACTGGTAATACCCCGAGCGCACCCGCCACGACCTCGCTCAGAGGGCCGCTGCTCCAGGCGACGAACGCTAGCATCACTGTCACGGGTGACGTCCTGGGGATCTTCAATGGGGCGGCGGTGGCGAGCGATAGCACGTCAGGACTCGTGATCCTCGACAAGACTTCACTCAAAGCTGGCAGCAGCGCGTTCACTCAGCCATTCCAAGGCGTGTTGCTTCATCTGGCGAACAAGGGTGGGCCAGGCGGGACGACCCCGTCATCCCTCAGTCTCAAGGGGCCGATCCTCGTCGCGTCGAACGGGAGTAGCCTCGAGTTTACGGGTCGGCTGGTTCATCAGTCGCTTGGCGCCACCTTCACTGGCACGGGTAGCGCCCCGTTGATCCAGCTCAACGGAAGCACGTTGAAGAGCGGCGGCAACCTGCTTGGAATCTTCAACCCTGGGACCAGGATGGATCTGAAGGGACCGCTGCTCAGCGCGGTCAACAGTACCTTGACTGTTCCCTTTGGGCTAGCCTTCATCTCTGGCGGCGGCCAGCTCGTCGTGACCGGCTCGACGGATCCCCTCGTTTCCATCAGCGGGGGCACACACTCCATGGCCAGCGCTAGCGGCTCTGCCGTGTTTAATCTGACGGGCATCGCCACGGCAGTGGATGCGGAGACAGGCCTGACTCTGGGGACGGACAAGCCGCTCCAACATGGCGGAGCGCTCCTGGAGACTTCGGGGGCTACGGTGAGCGGGCAGAAAGGCCTGAAGATCGACAGCGCCCTTTTGGAAGCCACCGCCCCGCTCCTGAACCTCAAGGCGGGGAGCAATCTCACCACAAGTGTGGATGCGATAGACCTCTCGCTCAAAGCCAAGGTCACCAGCCTCGGGCCGGTCGTCAAGCTGGACGCGAGCACTCTCAGCGTCACGAGCGGCGCGCTGATCAACCTCGCGGGCGGGAGCTTTCTGAAAGTGACCGGGGATCTCCTCGCTCTCAGCAACGGGAGCACGCTCAGCCTCCTCAACGGAGCGCTCCTCAGCGTGAGTGGCGGGTCAGTGTTGAACGTATCCGGCGCTCTCGTGGCGTTCAACGGCACCGGCGGCAACAAGATCAACGTGACCAACAGCCTCTGCCCCTGCACGCTGTTCAGCGGCATCCCTGTGGCCCTCACGGGTGGGGCAACTTCGTCCAACGTCAGCATCGGCAAGAACCCGACGAAGAATCCCAGCCTCGGGTCAATTAACCTGTCTTCCTCCAGCACCGCTGTCATCGTCGTGAGCGGATCCACGAGCAAAGTCACGATCGCAGCCCCGTAGCAGGGCCGAGCCGGTCGGCCAGCCCGGTAGTGTTTGGTGCGGCCGCTCCGGGTATTCGTCCCAGCCTGGTTCGCGGGTTCATGGCAAGCCACCCGCCCGTCTCGCCGCGAGGGAGGAAGGGAAGATGACTCGCTCGAAATGGTGGCTGCTCGCTCCTGCACTCCTACTGGTCTTGTCCGGTGCCGCGCCCGGCGAGGGGGGCGGGCTGTCCAACACCGAAACGTTCGGCGGGTTCGAATTCAACTTCAATAACCCGGGGGCCCGGGCGCTCGGAATGGGTGGGGCGTTCATCGCAGTGGCCGATGACGCGACGGCTGTGGTGACTAATCCGGCCGGACTCGTCACCCTCCAGCGCCCTGAGATCTCCGCCGAAGTCAAGTTCACCAAGTTCACGAACACCATCAGGAACTTCTCGGCCACCGAGCAGGAGGCGCTGGCGGGTAGCGTCCGCAGCCGGGATTTCGACGACGAGGTCACCACGCCGTCGTTTTTCAGCTTTGTGTATCCGACGGAACGCCTGGTGGTGGCTGTCTTCATGAGAGAGCTGGTAAACTTCAAGACCAGCTTCATGACGGAGGGCGCGATCCTGCCTGACGGGTTCCGCTTCTTCCCGGGCGGGTTCAGGCTTTTTCCGGTCAAGTCTGACCTCGAACTTACTGCTCTCAATTTGGGAGCCGGAGTCGGCATCAACCTTGCGAAAGTTCACCCGCTCCTCCCTAGCCTCGGGGCGAGCATCGAGTTTTCGCACGGTGTGGTGAGCTCGAAGTTGCAACGCTTTTCCCTCGCTACATTTGAGGGGCCCCCGGACTTTTCTCAGGACAATGTTCGGGTGACAACCTTGGTGAGCGGAGAGGACATCAGTGCTGGGTTTAACGTGGGGGCGCTGTGGCGGCCATTGAAGGATCTCTCCCTCGGTGCAGTCTTCCGAAGGGGGCCGAGGTTCGAGATGCAGCAGACGGTAGAGCGCGGTCCGACCCTCTTTCCTGGCTCTCGGAGTTTCTTCGACTTCGCGGTCAAGGTTCCGGACGTCTATGGGGCAGGCGTGTCGTATCGGCTATTCGACCGCCTGACGGTCGGGCTCGACGTGGTCCGGATCCGATATTCGCAGCTTCTTGGAGACTTTCAGATTATCTTTTTCACTCCGGATCAGCCGTTGACCCAGCCGGGACAGTATCGGCTGGACGATGCGACGGAGGTCCACGTTGGAGCCGAGTACGTCTTCTTCGTCCGCAATGCCCTGTTTGCTCTCCGGGCGGGGTTTTTCACGGATCCCGATCACAAGATCCGTTTTACCGGACCTGCCAATCATCTGGTCGAGCGCGCCCTGTTTCCCGGCGGGAGAGACCAAAACCACTACACCGGCGGCTTCGGCGTGGTGCCCATCCCCGGCCTCCAGATCGACTTCGCCGTGAACCGGTCGGACACGGTGAACGAGTTCGTGGTCTCGACGGTCTTCCGCTTCTAGGACAATCGGAGGGGGACACCGACGCCTTCGGCGTGGGTACCCGGGTCCCCTCCGAGGCCTCCCTCGGGATGGTGGTTCGAGCGTGGCGGGTTCGGCCATTATTCGGAGGGGGGCTTCGCCCCCCTTCCGATACCTCCCCCCAAGCTTGCGCGGGCAAAGCCCGCGCTCGATGCCGCGAGGCAGCGGGCACCCCGGGCACCCAGCGAAGCTGGGTCGGGCGGGTCGCGCCGGCGCCGCGCGAGGCCCGAGTCAATTGCGCGGGCCGGGTACCCGCGCCGGGTACCCACGAAGTGGGTGCGCGCGCTCGAAGGGCATTACTCCGACACGCTCGTAGCGCTCACGCGTTTCCCGCCCCCAACTTCCCGGCGCTTGTCCGGTTCCGGGCGAGACCGTCACGCCTGGCAATTCTTGCCCGCCGGGGCACCGATTTCCTGCTCTTCGACGCGAACCCCTCGGGTGGTAGTTTCCTCGCCGTCCCTGGCAACCGGAGAAATCTGCTAGGTCTTCTTAGCACTTAGCGGACGAGGTTGCCGCTTCCATCCTAGCGGCCTCCAGATTGCATTTCCTTTCTCTCACGAGGTGCGACATGACAAGTCCAAGTCACGCCAACGAGTACTGTGAAGACCAGTTCATGGTGAGCCCGGGCGCGTCCGGCGTTGTGGTGACGTTCGGTGTTTCACCGCTTCAACCCGCCGGCCATGCGTCCCCGTCGCCCAATGACCTCGTCCGGATACGCATGAACCTCCAGCATGCCAAGCTCATGGCGATGATTCTGCGCAGAGACCTGAAGGCCTACGAGCGGACCAACGGCATTTCGATCGAAGTGCCGCCGAAACTTTACTCGGGTCTGGGAGTATCGTCGCAAGACTGGTAGACTCCTGTCCCTCGCAGCCCCGGGCGTGAGCGCCGGCCTGTAGTAGGTTTGCCGGGTCCCCGTTTGTCCGCTCGTTGCTGATCCACCCCGGGCGGCGCCACCGCATCAGTCGTTTTCTCCAACCGCACGCTGCCGCCGGTTGACTTGGGTGCGGATTTCGCTTAGAGATTAGCCTGTACGGGATTCTGGGCGATTTTGCCCCGGTGAGGTGGATGCGTTGAGGCGGATCGGTCCCGCAGCGGGCAGCGTCCTCGCACTCCTTGTCCTGCTTGTCCTCTTCCTTTCCCCGCCACCCGCGTGGTCTGAGGCGTGGAAGGAGGCCTATCTGAAGGGCCTGGACCTGATGGATGCCCAGAAGTGGGAGGAGGCTGTCCAGGCGTTCGAGAAAGCCATTCAGGCGAATCCTCGCGAAAACAAAAGTGTTCGCCTCTACGGGATGCGGTACGGCTATTTTCCCCACCGGGACAAAGGCATCGCCCTCTATCGCCTGGGGCGGTGGGAGGCGGCAACTCAGGCCCTCGGGGAGTCGCTCAGGCAGGGTTTCTCGGAGGAGGCCGCTCGGTATGCAGAGCTCGCCCGCAAACGCCAGCCGATTGTGGAGCTGCCGCGGGTCTTCCGAGGCACGTGGTGGGACTACTACGAGAGGGGCCTCCTCCATAGCGAGCGCGGCCTCTGGAATTTGGCCGTCGAGGACTTCCGGGCCGCCCTTAAGGGTCAGAGCCGAGAGGAGCGCTTTGCCCGAACTTACGGCGTCCACTTCATCGAGTACTTTCCCGTGCGCGAGATGGGGGTGGCCCTCTACCACGAGGGGCAGTTTAAGGCGGCGGTCCAGGCTCTGGAGCGCTCCCTGGCCACCGCTCCGACCGCAAAAGCCGCCTACTATTTGAACCTGGCCCGGGCGGCGCTGCTCCGGCAGTCCGCACCGGATCGCCACCCGCCACAGATCAAGATTGGGGCGCCCCCTGACGGTCTCCTGACCAACCTCGCCAAGGTGGAGGTGCACGGAACGGCAGAGTCGCGGAACTTCGTCGCCGGTGTCGAGATTAACGGTGAGCCGCTCCTCATCGAAACCGCGGCGGCGAGGCTCCCCTTCGCCCAGACCGTCCTGCTGTCGCCTGGTCAAAACCTCATTGAGGTCGTAGCGAGGGACTTGGTGGGCAACGAAGCTAAGGCGACGGTGGGTGTGCTCTCGGATCGGGAGGGCCCCGTAGTGGAAATCGAACGGGTGGCCCGCTCGGCGGCTGGACGGATCCAGTTGGACGGCGCCCTCTACGACAATGTGCGGCTGGGTGCCCTCATGATCGATGGCCGCAGCATCCCGCTCAGCGGAGTGACCGAGAGCAAGTTCTCGGCCGAGGTACGGAGCGGGGTGGACTCGGTCCTGATCGAAGCCGCCGACGCGGCCGGTAACCTGACGCGCGCCCGGCTGCCGATTCCGCCGGAGCTGAGGCAGCCTGGCGCGAAGCGGTGGCCGTCGGTCCGGCTCGTCGCCTGGGGGCCGGCGGTCCCGGTCTTCTTCCACACTCGGGAACCCTTGACCATCGAGCTTGAGCCTGTCCCGACGGAGGTCCAGCAGGAGACGATGCCGATAAGCTGGATCGTTGCCGCAGTGTCCGGGCTGGCCGCGGTGAAGATCAACGACGAGGCTAAGACCGTCCGTCAGGCTGAGGGCGCTAAGCCTCAGATCTTCAGTCATATCCTCACCCTGGCCGAGGGCGAGAACGTTTTCATCATCGGTGCTGCCGATCGCGCGGGCCGGACGGTCTCGAAAAAGCTTACGGTCGTCCGGAAGGTCGAGGAGGTCAACCAGATCGGCTCGCGGCTGAGCGTGGCCGTGATGCCGTTCCAGCACAAGGGGAAACCTACCGAGTTCTACGAGGGTGCCTACGAGGCGATGGTGGACGCGCTGGTGAACCAAGGTCGATTCAAGATCGTGAGCCGGGTCCAACTGGAAAATATTCTGAGGGAGCTGAAGCTCAGCCGAACGGAGCTTGTGGACCCCGCGACGGCCGTCCGAGTCGGAAAGCTGGCCGCCGCCGAAGCGATCATGGTGGCGACGGTGGCGGAATACACCCGCGAGGCCGAGACGTACGTCCAGCTCATCAATACGGAGACAAGCACGGTGTTGGCGTCCAAGGACGTGTTCGACCCGGCCAAGTCCCCGGGCAGCGTCCAGCTGAAGATGCGCGAGCTGGCGGCGAAGATTCGCCAGGACTACCCGGTGGTGGCGGGGGCGGTCATCGCGGTTCGGGACCGGCGGGTCGCCGTGGGCTTGGGGAGTCAGAAGCGCGTACGCCCCGACATGAAAGTGATTGTGTATCTTGAAGGAGACCCGCTCATCGATCCCGAGACGAAAGTGGTGCT
This window encodes:
- a CDS encoding FecR domain-containing protein, encoding MSRRVARKVVAVLLLYTLWPALVLAQEPKAGVVTTLQGQATVARPILPRPVALKFKDDVFVRDQIDTREASIVRLLLGGKALVTIRELSRFTVTEEPGRAVVDLQSGKLALAVAKGLLRPGESIEVRTPNAIAAVRGSLIVAEVRIVAGVPETLFTALQVTVPILVSLRADPTVSIPLGINQAIGVLGLGAAARAGGVQTLTPAQAKEVGKAAEAPKPKEQSEKPPEQVAAKVSSDKVQEAAELAAQLAPAPPTVAPPPPVAPPPPRTSTSDIGVQNQSATQTAPTLVGPPEILIKDTSKTLGAGETLKTFSGTVRRTSTGPVVQIINATVTQPASDNLIQSDPGADVGLAGPVLDVSNGILTTGGSVLRFSNGILTTTTLKPLISFNPSSSTSGGNFLLLTDGFVLDLKGALLTAQDTTFKTGDPATTPRSFIFIGDSAKLTSTTLDPLITFSQSTLDTSGSFFSLRRSGTTPSAVELAGPLLKAAGGSIKAFTTALKDTSGNPVLCCNLLSVGQGAKFTSTTGSPLIELNGTTIDVGSRVVSVFDTTSIQGEPTITAPASLTLSGPLLKATDGSIKGILDLLGIFRSSLTSSTTDPLIQLGGTTVTMGGTNPFTGATTAGRLLQMSASTTTPANLILKGPLFSSTNATIVTTDDAFAVFNGATLSSTTTNPLISIDGGSLTAKGFGNFIVLASGTGQPAASVSLAGPLLSASGTTLKNGDPTSNVISFMFIGDSATFTSTSASPLLSFSGATVDASGGILSLRRSTSTSAPSTLTLAGPLLAATNGSSFDVTSLGFESFSGFKAACCTAFFIAQGAQLMSTATSPLIQLSNSTFNAGPDAQSGGTFFSVTDTFTGAPASEIVAPASVSLAGPLLSATDSKISALFSLLSVVRSSLTSTSTDPLIQFGGTTGTTVNLGGTNPFSPTTPTRGSLLVTVASSTGNTPSAPATTSLRGPLLQATNASITVTGDVLGIFNGAAVASDSTSGLVILDKTSLKAGSSAFTQPFQGVLLHLANKGGPGGTTPSSLSLKGPILVASNGSSLEFTGRLVHQSLGATFTGTGSAPLIQLNGSTLKSGGNLLGIFNPGTRMDLKGPLLSAVNSTLTVPFGLAFISGGGQLVVTGSTDPLVSISGGTHSMASASGSAVFNLTGIATAVDAETGLTLGTDKPLQHGGALLETSGATVSGQKGLKIDSALLEATAPLLNLKAGSNLTTSVDAIDLSLKAKVTSLGPVVKLDASTLSVTSGALINLAGGSFLKVTGDLLALSNGSTLSLLNGALLSVSGGSVLNVSGALVAFNGTGGNKINVTNSLCPCTLFSGIPVALTGGATSSNVSIGKNPTKNPSLGSINLSSSSTAVIVVSGSTSKVTIAAP
- a CDS encoding outer membrane protein transport protein translates to MTRSKWWLLAPALLLVLSGAAPGEGGGLSNTETFGGFEFNFNNPGARALGMGGAFIAVADDATAVVTNPAGLVTLQRPEISAEVKFTKFTNTIRNFSATEQEALAGSVRSRDFDDEVTTPSFFSFVYPTERLVVAVFMRELVNFKTSFMTEGAILPDGFRFFPGGFRLFPVKSDLELTALNLGAGVGINLAKVHPLLPSLGASIEFSHGVVSSKLQRFSLATFEGPPDFSQDNVRVTTLVSGEDISAGFNVGALWRPLKDLSLGAVFRRGPRFEMQQTVERGPTLFPGSRSFFDFAVKVPDVYGAGVSYRLFDRLTVGLDVVRIRYSQLLGDFQIIFFTPDQPLTQPGQYRLDDATEVHVGAEYVFFVRNALFALRAGFFTDPDHKIRFTGPANHLVERALFPGGRDQNHYTGGFGVVPIPGLQIDFAVNRSDTVNEFVVSTVFRF